Within Fervidobacterium thailandense, the genomic segment CTTCGTGTAGGCGTCAGCAAGCATGAAATACGTGAAAGTGTTCGTTGGTGCGAGTTTAACTTCCTTTTCCCAATACTCGATTGCCTTATCGTACTTTCCAAGGTTGTAATACGCCTCCCCGAGCATGGAGTACGACTGTATAAGCCAAGGATCAAGCTCTATGGACCTGTTCAGGTACTTAATCGCCCCTTCAACGTCACCCTCTTCCAGAAGTAGCGTACCGTAAAATTCGTAAGCCGGAGCGTAATTTTTGTCCAACCTCATCGCGTACTTCAGTATATCCTTCGCCGTTTCGATCTGGTTCTTATCCGCGTAATCGAGTGCGAGTTCGTACAAACCGTCCGCTGTCGCGTGCAACATCGATTCGGGAGTAACACCGTGCTTCTCAAGAAATTCCACCACCTCAGTCCACACGATCGGTTCGTAAATAATATCGTTGAGCGCGGTAACTTTCTCTTCCAACAGTTCCAGAGTGTCGATCTGTTTAACCAACGTGACCTCACTCTCGAAATCCTTAGACATGTTGTGCCAATCACCGGAGTAGAACAGATCCCTCACTATCACCAAAAGAGGTGCTTCTTCCAAAACTTCCAAGGTTTCGCCTGTGCTTAGGATGAATCTCAATATCATTAACTTCACCTCCTGCGTCGTAACCTTGCATTTACATTTTATCACATTTCTTTACAAAAGTAAATAGAGACGACCGAGTGAAAGAACGATAAACAAAAAAATCAATTACGTAAGTGCGTTTTTCTAAGAAAATTTTAAGTTCCGCGGTGCTATAATAGTCGTGCCAGATGGAAAAGCTTCTCGTTGAAAGGAGGTATGAGTCATGGGTAAACTGAAGATGTTTTCAGCGATTTTATTGCTTGTAGCTCTTTTTGCATACGTATCGAACGTTCCCGTATTTGCTCAGGTAAACGCCGATTACAAGAGCCCCATAGTGAACGTGGTGAAGGCTGCCGCCCCGGCCGTCGTCAAGTTAGACGTCGTCGTCCAAACCGAGGTGTACCTGGACCCGTTCATTAGGGAGTTTTATCGCCAGTTCTTCGGGGATATACCACGACAGTTTGAAGACTCCAACAGCGTGGGTTCAGGTTTCATTATCACAAAGGACGGTTATGTGGTGACGAACTACCACGTTGTTAAAGGTGCCAAACAGATAAAAGTGACACTCCTGAGTGGTGAGATATACGATGCCGAGTACATCGGTGGCGACGAAGAACTTGACATTGCCGTTATCAAGATCAAAGGCGCGAAAAAGGATCTCCCGACGGTTGAACTGGGCGACTCGGATAAGTTGGAGATCGGTGAGTGGGCCATCGCGATTGGAAACCCGCTGGGATTCCAGCACACAGTAACGGTCGGCGTGATTTCCGCCGTCGGCAGGAAGATTCCAAAACCGGATGGTAGTGGATACTACACGGGACTGATCCAAACGGATGCGGCGATCAACCCGGGAAACAGCGGTGGACCATTGTTGAACATCTACGGACAGGTGATAGGTATCAACACGGCTATTATAAACCCGACACAGGCGATGAATATAGGTTTCGCCATACCGATTAACACCGCAAAGAGATTCATAAACCAAATCATCGCAACTGGTCGGGTTGAGAAAGCTTACCTCGGTGTTTACGTACAAACGGTCACCGAGTCACTCGCTAAGAGCCTCGGACTCAAGGTAACAAAAGGTGTGTACGTTGCCCAGGTGGAGAAAGGTTCACCAGCCGACAAAGCCGGTATAAAAGAGGGTGACGTCATCGTTAAAGTGAACGGTACGTTCGTCGAACTTGCAGAAGAATTAACATCGGTGATTAGAAATTACACGCCTGGTACTCGCGTGAAAGTTACCATTAACCGTAACGGTAAAGAGATGGTGCTCGACGTTACACTCGGCACGCTACCGACCACAACTACAACTACCAACGGTGGCCAGGTTGCCAAAGAGTTCTTTGGTATGAGCGTTTCGAACATAACTACAGATGACAGAAACAAGTACAAGATTCCCACTGGACTGGATGGTGTCCTGGTACGCAAATCGACGAACAGTTACATTAAAGTGGGCTCGGTAATCTGGAGAATTTCGGTGAACGGTTACGCATACGATATCAAAGACGTCGGCGACTGGAATACGGTCGTTGAACGGATTAAAAAGGGTGATTACGTAGGTATCTTCTATTACTACAACGGTGTTAGGTCCGTCTTCTCGTTCAGGTACTAAAAGACTGACCAAGCTAAACGATAGCAACAGGAACTGTTGGAAAAGTCCCCCACGTTGGGGGACTTTATTTTTGGCGTGACGATGGTAAAATCTGAACAGAACAAGAAATTTTCTCGGAGGTGATACGGTTTGAAGTGCAAAAAGTGCGGTGGACAGGCGGTGATCCACCTCAGGGCGCACAACCTTGCGCTGTGTAAGGATCACTTCGTTGAATTCTTCGAGAAGAGAGTCCAAAAAGGAATCGGTAGATTCAAAATGTTCGACAGGAAGTCTAAGATCCTCGTTGCCGTTTCAACGGGTAAGGACAGTTCGGCCGTACTTTACGCTTTGAAGAAACTCGGTTACAAAGTCGAAGGCTTATTCTTAAAAATGGGACCACACACGAATCTGGCCGAACGAGTAGTGAAAAATATCGAAAACGCGACCGGCGTCAAAATAAACATCTTCGACGTAACGAGAGATTTCGGCGGTCTTGGAACCGCGGATGTTGCAAGGATCGTCAAAAGGCCGGTGTGTAGTATTTGTGGCATCGTTAGGAGGCACTGGATGAACAGATACGCGTACGAGAACGGTTTTGACGTGCTCGTAACGGGCCATAATATGGACGATGAGGCAACATTCCTCTTTGGTAACATCCTCAACTGGCAGGTTGACTACATGGCTCGGCAGTGGCCGGTCCTTGAGAAAACGCACCCAAAGTTCGTGAGAAAAGCGAAGCCTCTGATTTACGTCACCGAACGCGAAACGTACGCCTACGTCTTTCTCAACGGTATACCGTTTCTCGAGCAGAAATGTCCGTTCGCACAGGGGGCGACCAGCTCGCACTACAAAAAGTACCTAAACGCCCTCGAGTGGGAGCAGCCCGGTGTGAAACACAGGTTACTGTTCGGATACTTCGAAACGTTGAAGCCACTTTTAGCAAGCGAAACCAAGGTTGAATTGCGGGAATGTAACGTCTGTGGTTTCCCTACGACGGAGGAAAAGTGTCAGTATTGCAAGCTCGTTGAGAGAGTACACGATCACATAACTAAGAACTCGGCAGGTGAGAAGGGTATCGATGTACAAATTTCCGAGGATACGGGAGAATGAGTACTCGATCGGGGACGTCGTAATCGTTGCTGCAGTTGTAATCCTGATGATATTGGGGTTGGCCACGTTGAGGAGTGTGGTAATTGAAACGAAGGAAGTGGCCAGGTTCCAGAAGCAGCTGATCTGGAATCTCGTAGCATTCGGCGTGATGTTTTACGTCATCCTTGAGCGAGAGATCAGGATAAAGATGTTTGGAAAGATCGTTTACGTACTATCGATAACACTCCTGGTTCTGGTACTTCTCGTTGGTAAAACGGTCTACGGGGCGCGTCGGTGGATTGACATCGGTCCTTTTGACCTCCAGCCATCAGAACTTTTCAAACTCGCGCTCGTTCTGATGCTCTCGTCCGTAATGAGTGATCCAAAAAACGAAGAATCCTTCTCCGGATTCTTGAAGTCGATTTTAATCGTTTCCCCCGCGGTGTTAGTCTTCCTCGAGCCTGACCTTGGTATGACGATCATGTTAACGTTCGTTTGGTTCGTGATCCTGGTTGCGAGCCGCGTGAAATTACGATACATACTCTGGACATTGGGCCTCGGTATTACGAGTACCCCCTTGGCATTCTTTACGCTTCTGAAGGACTATCAAAGGGCGCGCGTTCTGGCAATTTTGAATCCGGAAAAGCACCTCCACTCCGCTGCTTACAACGTGATGATGTCCACAATGGCGATTGCCAACGGAGGAGTACGTGGAACGGGCTACGGGCTGGGTACGGTAACCAACATGAAGATTGTGCCCATGCAACACACAGATTTCATCTTTTCCGCGTACGCTGAGCAATTTGGGTTGGTTGGTTCTTTGTTTTTACTCGCACTGTATGGTACAATTTTGGTGCTCGCACTCACGAAGCTGAAAAAACTCAAGGACAACTTCTGGAGGTACGTCACGGTTGGTTCATGCGGGATTTTCGCCTTTCACATCTTCGAAAACGTTGGCATGAATATTGGACTGATGCCAGTTACGGGAATACCACTCCCGTTCATCAGTTACGGAGGAACCTCCACCATCATTTTCGCAGCGCTGGTGGGTTTGATAATCAAGGCACGAGCCGTTTCGAAAGAACCACGCCAAGTGGGATAACAGGTATACGATAGGCGTACGATAAGCGACTCAGGTGAAGGTATCAAAGACATCTCACAAAAAATCCGCAAAAGGAGTGAGTGCCTTGCCCATCATCAGGAAGAAAAAGCGCACCAGGGATCTGTCCACATTCTTCGGTATGCTTTTCTTCACCGTCGTTCTGATATCAGTTGTGCTCTCAATTGGAAACCTCCTCGCTTACCGGGAGATCATCTCGAGGTTGAGTAAGGTGACCAACTACGTGGATCAAAAAGTGAACGAGTTACGCAAAGAAGTCGAATCTGTGAAAGCTCTGATGGCTCCCAACTCGCTTGTGGACAAGTACATCTCAGCTGCGAACTACCTGAGGGAGTTTGGTTACGACTTCGAGAAAATCCTCTCCAACATCTCCGACGACCCGACGACGGGATATTTCATGGTGTTCATCACCGGCAACGAAAACGTGTGGTTTACGGTTCGCGACACGGAAAAAACGTACTTTAGCAAGGAGCTAAAGCCGGGACTTGCCGAGTACAGGTTTTTTTATTTCAAGGAACCGCGGATACGCACAAACTACGATGTGATCGTACCACCCGAGGCAACCATTACGGTTGGAAAACCCGGGCGAATCTACCTACTCTTCTTTGGAGTAGGAACCAGGTTCCACCCCACAAAGGTAGTCCAGCTCACCGAGAGTAAGTACGAGAACTTTGCTCAGAAGTTTTCCCTCTACATCCCCGGTCGGTGAAGTCTCAGCGGCCCATCATCCTTGCCACGTCCACAAAAGTGATGAAAACCAAGAGTCCAAGAAGCAAGAAGAAACCGACGGTGTGGATGAGATTCTCCACATCCCTGTTGATCTTCCGCCGTGCTACCATCTCCAGTAAGGCGAAGACTATACGTCCACCGTCCAATGCGGGAAGTGGCAGGAGGTTGAATATTCCAAGGTTTATCGTGATGATAGCAACGATCGTAAGTATGGTTTCCAAACCAACCTGGACAGCCTGACCGATTATCTGGACCATACCGACCGGTCCGGTCACTTCCCTTACGTTCCTACCAAAGAATATCCCCGGCAGTGTTCTCCATATGTAAAGGGCGAGTCTGTTCGTCCGCTCAATGGATAACTTCAGAAACTCCAATCCGCTTGGCTTAAAAACCGGTGCCGCAAGTTCGAAAATACCGGGCGTGCTCAGTATTTTCTTCAGCTCTTCCTTCGCGAGTGTGAGTGTGTGCTCACTTGTTGAACCATCGGTGGAACGTGAATGTACCGTGACAACGACCTGCTCGGGTAGAGGAGAGATGACCTTGTCCACCTTCCTACCAGTGAGACTCACGTAAAGTTCTCCGTTTCCCAAAGAGAGAGCTGTCATGGCATCGATAAGATCCACGGAGTTTTCAACCTTAAGTCCTCCAATTGACGTTATCACATCAGATTTTTTGAACGGACCGACGTCTTTAGCTATTATGTTGGAGAACTGACCGTAATAAATGCCTATCGCGTACCGCTTCGGTGTTATCGAGGCGTTTGACAGAACCGCTTTCAACTCACCACGTTCCGAGGATACGCTCACGTACTCCCGTTTCCAGGACTTAACGTACGTCTCAAAGTCAACGTTGTTTACTGTCAAAACCTCTCCGCCGATCTCACCCTGCACATCCTCAAAGTGCAAATAGTACTGCTCTTTCGTCATCTCGGGTGTAACGTTCACCGTCACCTTACGACCCTCGCGAAGGAGTTCAAGCTCGACCGGTTGACCTTTCCGGATTACAGCGGTCATATCGACGTTATCGAAAACGTACCTACCGTTGATCTTAAGTACAACATCCCCAGCCGAGATACCAACTCGCTGAGCAGGAGAATTCGGCACGACGTCGTCGATGACGATAGGCCTAAACCCCCAGGTACCTATGATTAACATAAATAGTAGGTATCCTGCCGCTATTGAAAAGAGCGGACCGGCTAACACTATCAAAAACCTCTTCCAAGCTGCAACACCGTACAACGCATCAGGCTCCTCGGCCTCACCCGGTTCTTCGCCTTTCAACCTGACGTAACCACCGAGAGGAAAGATGTTTATTCTGAAATCCGTCCTCTTTCCTCTTCTCCTGTAGATGTGTGGACCAAAACCAATGGCAAATTCCTTGACTGTAACACCGAAGATTCTGGCAAAAAGGAAATGTCCCAGTTCGTGGACCACGACTATAAACATGAAAACTAAGATGAACGCCACGACGTTCACAATTGCCGTCATTTCGTTTCCCTCCCTCCAATTCGTTCGAGTTCCACCCTTGCCATGTCCCTTACGAGGAGATCCAGTTGGAAAACGTCCTCCAGATTCTCGACCTTGAAACTCACGTTGTCAACAACACGCACGATGGTATCCACCAACTCTCCAAAAGAAATGCGCTCGTTCAAGAACGCCTCGATCACAACTTCATCAACCGCGTTCAAGGCAATACGTTTTGACAGATCGTTTACTATCGATTTCAAACCGTAATGGAACACTGGATATCTGTCCTCCTCAACCTCCAACAACCTCAGATCGAAATCCCTTAAATCTGGAAGCACCCCGTTATACTTTCTCTCAGGATAGGTCAGCGCGTAAGCTATTGGAACACGCATATCGGGTATACCAGCGTGGATTTTAACAGTACCATCCCTCAGATAAACCACACCGTGCACGAAACTCGATGGATTTATCGCAACTTGGATATTTTCGTACGGTAAGTCGAAGAGCTCGTGTGCTTCGATGACCTCGAAGAGTTTGTTCACCATCGTTGCCGAGTCCACGGTTATCCGCTGTCCCATTCGCCACGTCGGATGTTTCAATACCTCCCGTGGCCCGAGATTGCGAATCCGATCCTTCGGAACGTCCCGAACAGCTCCACCCGAGGCGGTGAGGATAATCCTTGCAACACTCTCCTCCATCAGCTGTAATATCGCCGAGTGCTCGCTATCAACCGGTATCAACTCGACTCCTCTTTCTTGAACCATCTTTTTGAAAAACGGACCAGCGCAAACGAGTGTCTCTTTCGTAGCGAGTGCTAAACGTTTTGTGTGGTTCAACGATTCAAACGCAGCCTTCACACCTTCAATTCCCGGAATGGCGCAGACAACTACATCGGGCTTCGTTACGTCGAGCAATTCTTCTATCGAGCTCATTCTCAAACCGTGTTCCAGTCTTCCATCACCACAGTAGTACGGAACACGGAAGCAACCGACGATACGGTTCGCAACGTCTACATTTTTACCGAAACTTATACCGACGATCCTGAACCCACCTATTTTTGAAATAACATCGACCGTCTGTGTACCTATCGATCCGGTTGCCCCCAAAATTACAACGGTTTTCTCTTCCAACGGACGTACACCACCTTACCTTCACGCACGGAAATTTGAACCTTTTCTTCCAATGCAACGTTGCTGACCCCAACAGGTTTCTCCAACTCCATTTGCCCATCGAATCCGTACTTGAAACCATCTAAGCAGAAATTGGCACGACACAGTGGAATTAAGGACCAGATCTCACCGGGAACCGCATTCAGCATATGTGTACCTGGTCGCAGGACTCCCAGCTCGCAACTTTCGGAAATCGCAACAACGTTATCGTACCGCGAGATTAAACCGATCATCGCAAGCACCATGTCGAGTCTTTCACCTTGCCAGTTCAATATTTCCACACTCTCCGCACCGTTCTCGAATACATAAGCCAGTGCGAGTTCCAGGTCCGTTTCGTCCTTTTCGTGAGGATAAGTGATGATTTCAACGCCTTTCTCCTTAAAGTAACTCAGCGTTGACTGACTGATGGAATCCATATCACCGATGATAGCGTGTGGGATGATCCCCCTCTTTCGGAGCTCGTTAGCACCGCCATCGACAGCCACGATGAAATCACCTGTGATGAGCAACGTGCCCTTGACGTTCCCGTTCACCACAACACTTGCCCGCATTTTATCACACTCCGCCCGTTTCCAAGACGATTCCAAATTCGAATCTAAATGAGTATCAAACCGTTCTCCACGTAAGCCTTGGCCAAGAGCATCATCTGGCCCCAACCGTATGCGCAACGGTACCTGATCGGGAGTTCTGTCTCGTCCTTGATGAATGTTCTGTCCCTAACAGTCACAATGGTCTCCTCATCACCGGTTGGTTGAAATTCGAATTCCACAAAACTCCTGTAGCCATCCTCGTACTCGTACCACCAGAACGAGAAGAGTCTGTGCCGCACAACGGAAACGATTCTCCCGCGGTCCACGACCACCTGACCGTCGGTCAGTCTGAACCACCGAAAGTAAATCTCTCCAGTCTCCTCGTCGACCTTCATCCCATCGGTAAACCACGGATCCCAACCCTTAGGTCCGTAAAAAACATCCCAAACCTTCCACAACGGTGCACGGAACCGCTCGTAGAACTCCATAACCTGATTTGTCAAACTATCCACAATCCCCACTCCATCTCAAAATTTTCGTTCCCTACTTAGCTCCTTTATTATACCACGCTTTTTGGAACCTTCAAATCATCCAACCGCACCTTTGGAGTCCGGTGAAACCCTGACCTGGGTAGATATATTACGTTGCCTGCGCAGGCAAGTGAAAGGTTGGAACACAACTTTCTAACTCTGGGAACTCTAAAGGAGGGATTACAGGTGAAGAGGGTTGTAATTACGTGGCTTGCGGGATACGACGAATCTAACAGACCTATCTTCCGTAGGCAAACGATAAACGTGCCGGAAATGTTCGAAGAGTCAAACGCACAAAACCTGGTCGAACTTCTGGATAAATACTCCAAGTACAGCTGCGAAAGTGCCCAAGTGGTAATCACCAAAACGGTAGGTGATGAAAGATGAAGAGACTCACACTCTTCTTCAGAAAAACCGAAGACGGGCGCACGAGAACCGTACGATTGAACATCCCCGAACCGGTCGAGAACATCGATCCATCGGAGCTCCAAAGTGATATGCAGCAGCTCAAGAATCTCAACGTTGTACCCGAGGGATTCGAACCGGACGAGGCAAGACTCACGGAAACGAACGTTGAGATCATCGTGAATCTTCTGGAGTAGCACTTTGCAATCATTCAAAAGGTTGCCGTGGACCGAGTGTGGTGATAGCATGAAGTGGTTGTGGGATGTTGTTAAATTGTTCATGCTCCTGGTTGAACGGCCAGGAGAAGGTGAAAAGAAAAAAGCGGAAGTACTCGAACTTCTTGACGAACTGTACGAAGAACTGGACTTGGAAATCCCGAAGGAGGTTTTCGACTCGATAGTCTCAGTTGCGATAGATTACTTGGCTATGGTCCTTTTCTGAAGAAATTCGTAGCAAACGAGCCCCGGTATTATCCGGGGCTCGATTTTTTTACCTTCTGTCCAAAAGTCAACCATTCAAGCGGGGATCTCAAACAATCGCCTTACGCCAATCGGAGAACTTGAAAAACGCGTAGGTCATGAAAAAGACGATGAGGTTACTCACGATCATACCGACGAATATCCCACGAAATCCCATCGTCACCGCCAAAGCACCGATTATCGGAATTCTTATACCCCAGAGTCTCACAATGTCACCTATCATCGTAAGGATCGTCTTGCCTGCTCCCACAAGAGCACTGTTGTATATCATGTAAGCGGTGAATATGGGCATGGAGAATGATATGTACCTGAAGTAGATTTCACCCATGTCGATCACCGCCGGATCGTCGATGAAAAACCTCGTCACTTCCTTACCGAAGATGAAAGTGATGACCGACAGTATTCCGATGATAACCACGTTCCAGAAGAACGCACGTGACACCGCACGTTCGGCGTCATCGTACCTACGTGCACCGATGAACTGCCCCACCATGGTTGAAACGGCACCGGCGAGTCCAAAGGAGACCATCGACACCAAGTTCGTCACCCTGTTTCCGATACCGTACGCGCTGATGACCACCGGACCGAACATGGCTACATACCTCATGATAACCGCAAAACCCGCCGATGTGACTGACATACCAAGAGCGTTGGGTAAACCGAGTTTTAATATCAACTTTATCAAACGCCAATCTGGCCTGAAATCGGACCTTCTTACGGAGATCGCACGCTTGTGCCCAAAGATACTTTTGATACAAATGATAGCTGCAACGGTCCTACCTATATTCGTTGCCCAAGCAGCACCTTCAACTCCAAGTCGCGGGAACGGACCCAAGCCGAATATCAGTAAAGGGTCGAAAACCATATTCAAAATATTCATGTAAAGCGTTACCCGCATCCCGAACCGTGAATCACCCACCGCCCTCATGACCGCAGTTGTGCTGTTAATCACGAACACCAGCGGAAGTCCCAACATATCCACAACGTAGTACCTTAGCGCATACGGGACAACATCCGCACTCTTACGTCCCGCAATACCGTTCACGATTTCGCGCGAAAACAAAATACCCACCAACGTTGCGAGTATTCCCACCGTGAGTGTCAGAAGGTACAGCTGACCGGTGGAACGGGCAACCGACTCCCGGTCCCCTTTTCCCTCATTCTGCGAAACGATGGCCACTCCGGCGTTTGCAAACCCCATCGCCAAGGAAATGAACGTGAATATCACCGGCCACGTGATCGTCGAAGCCGAGAATTGAACAGGTCCAAGCTTACCTAAGAAGTAGGAATCAACGATGTTATATATCGTCTGTAGTCCCATCGAGACGATCAGTGGCCAGGAGAGGTGAAATAAGGCATGCTCGATTGAGCTGTTAAGTACATCAACCCTCGCCATAGATACCCTCCATCGAAGTATACGGAAAATATTTCGTAATGCGAACTATTTCGAGTCTATTTTAGCACGACGGTGTGGAAAAATCAACGAATCGGTTGTATAATCTTTCTTGGGTCGTGCTGAAGACTGTTTGAATGGTGGCGACGTGTGAATGGTAGGTCTCTTGACAAAAGCAGTCCGCAGGTTCCTTGTGGGAAGTGGCTTCAAGTTTCAGTTTTCCGCTTCCAGTGATCCAAAGCTCTCAATGGAACGTTTAATGGATAACGGAGTCGATGCTTTGCACCTCTACGTTCACGTACCCTTTTGTAGGCACACATGTCCGTACTGTCCGTACAACAAGGTCCCGTGGAACGTGGAGCTCGCGAATCTATATTTCTCCGCACTGAACGGTGAAATTGACATCTACGACACGTCACTTGGGGCTCTCAAAATCCCTTCCGTCTATTTCGGTGGGGGATCGCCTGCAATTTCACCGAAGGACCTCTCCAACGTGATCAATTCGCTTCACAAAAATTTTACCATAACCGGTGACCTGTGCTTGGAAATCAATCCCACAGAATGCACCGAAGAAACACTCTTGACACTGAAAGATGCCGGAGTGAGCGTGATCAGCGTCGGAATACAGAGTTTCCAGGATAAATTTCTCGAGCTTATTGGAAGAGATTACACAGCTTCGATGGCAAAAAAAGTTTTGGATACCACTCTCAGGTACTTTAAGAACGTTAACGTCGACCTGATGTTCGCACTTCCGAACCAAACACTGAGAGATGTGGAACTCGACCTACGTACTGCGGTGGAAAGCGGGGCACGCCAAATAACGCTCTACCCACTTTTCACGTTCCCGTATTCCACCGTTGGACGGTATAGAAAGCTCAGACGCGTGAAGATGCCAAGGCTTTCCACAAGGAGAAGACAGTATTACCTCATCTACGATTACTTAACCTCCGAGGGCTACGAACCTGTTTCAGTGTGGAGCTTCATGAAAAAAACCCCAGGTGAACGAAGTATTAGGTATTCGTCGGTAACCAGACAGTACTACCTGGGCCTTGGAGCGGGAGCCGGTAGCCACTTTCCCTGGGGATTTTACCTGAACACCTTTTCGGTGGAAGCTTACATCTTGCGACTTAGAAGTGGGAAACTTCCAACCGCGCTCGAGTTCTCGTTCAACAAGCGTATGGACGATCTCTTCTGGCTTTATTGGAGATTTTACGATACGAGCATCCCACAGCCAGAGTTTGAGAGAAGGTTCGGTAACGATTTCAAAGTAAAGGGATTGATGAAAATCTTCGAAACGCTGGGCTTTCTAAGAAAGGGC encodes:
- a CDS encoding coproporphyrinogen-III oxidase family protein, with product MVGLLTKAVRRFLVGSGFKFQFSASSDPKLSMERLMDNGVDALHLYVHVPFCRHTCPYCPYNKVPWNVELANLYFSALNGEIDIYDTSLGALKIPSVYFGGGSPAISPKDLSNVINSLHKNFTITGDLCLEINPTECTEETLLTLKDAGVSVISVGIQSFQDKFLELIGRDYTASMAKKVLDTTLRYFKNVNVDLMFALPNQTLRDVELDLRTAVESGARQITLYPLFTFPYSTVGRYRKLRRVKMPRLSTRRRQYYLIYDYLTSEGYEPVSVWSFMKKTPGERSIRYSSVTRQYYLGLGAGAGSHFPWGFYLNTFSVEAYILRLRSGKLPTALEFSFNKRMDDLFWLYWRFYDTSIPQPEFERRFGNDFKVKGLMKIFETLGFLRKGNGVFLLTKRGSFWIHLAQNHFALNYVNTIWSKALSEPFPEFIKF
- a CDS encoding MATE family efflux transporter, with the translated sequence MARVDVLNSSIEHALFHLSWPLIVSMGLQTIYNIVDSYFLGKLGPVQFSASTITWPVIFTFISLAMGFANAGVAIVSQNEGKGDRESVARSTGQLYLLTLTVGILATLVGILFSREIVNGIAGRKSADVVPYALRYYVVDMLGLPLVFVINSTTAVMRAVGDSRFGMRVTLYMNILNMVFDPLLIFGLGPFPRLGVEGAAWATNIGRTVAAIICIKSIFGHKRAISVRRSDFRPDWRLIKLILKLGLPNALGMSVTSAGFAVIMRYVAMFGPVVISAYGIGNRVTNLVSMVSFGLAGAVSTMVGQFIGARRYDDAERAVSRAFFWNVVIIGILSVITFIFGKEVTRFFIDDPAVIDMGEIYFRYISFSMPIFTAYMIYNSALVGAGKTILTMIGDIVRLWGIRIPIIGALAVTMGFRGIFVGMIVSNLIVFFMTYAFFKFSDWRKAIV